The sequence CGCGCGGCGTAGGTGTCGACCTGCATGAACAGGCCGACGTAGTAGAGCGCGGCCGGGATGATGGCGGCGAGCGCGACTTCCGCGTAGCTGACGTTGAGGAACTGTGCGATCACGAAGGCGGTCGCGCCCATCACCGGCGGCGCCAGCACCGCGCCTGTAGAGGCGCAGGCCTCGATCGCGGCGGCATAGGAGGCGCGGAAGCCGCTCTTCTTCATCACGGGGATGGTCATGGTGCCCGCGGTGAGCACGTTGGAGATGATCGAACCTGACATCATGCCGAGCAGACCGCTGGCAAAGATGCAGACCTTCGCGGCACCGCCGCGGAAGGTGCCGCACATCGCGAAGGAGAGGTTGATGAAGAATTTGCCGGCGCCCGTCATCATCAGTGCGGTTCCGAACACCAGGAAGCCGATCACGGTGTCGGCAAAGGCCTGGATGGGAATGCCGAGCAGGCTTTCGCCGGAAAGCACGTGATAGGCGGTCGCCTGCTCCAGCGTCGATTGCGTGCCGCGGAACGGCCCGAGCCAGCTGGCCTCGGCGAACAGCGGATAGACGGTGAAGGGCATCACGCTCAGGAGCAGGCTCCAGCCGCCGGTGCGGCGCAGCGCCTCCATCAGCATCGCCCACATCACGAGGCCCGCGGCGATCACGGGGGGCGGCGCGCCGCCGAATTCCCAGCCGGCCTCAGCGGCCTTGCGCACGTTCGACATCAGCATGATGGCCGCAGCGAATGTCGCCACGAACAGGACGAGGTCGTACCAGGGAATCCGGTCGAGCGGGGCGCGTTCAGCGCCAGGAAAGATCAGGAAGGTGAAGGGCAGCATCAACGCGATCAGGAGATAGAAATACTCCGTGTTGAGCTGGGTGTAGCCGACGAAGAAGCGCAGCGAGAATTGCTGGTTGATGCAGAGCAGGATGGTCGCGGCCGTCGCGACCACAAGCGTCCAGCGCCAGGTGCCGCGCAACGTGCGCACGCGCGTGACTTCCGCCTCCTGCATGTTGCCGGCGGCGCCGTGAGGATCGTCGAACACGACTCGCTTGGTCGCGTCTTGCGGGGCGGTGGAAGTGGAAGAAGACATAGCGACCCCGCTGGTGGGCTACTGAAAGCAGATTAGGCTAATGACTATTGGTCGAACGCTCGCGCCGCGGGCTCAACCTCTCCCGCGTGCGGGAGAGGTTGCGCACTTGCCTCTTAGCGCCGAGCGTGACGCCATTCGTCTATTCCTCGAACCCGTTAGGCATGTCGGCCTTGGCAAGCGCCGCGGCGCGCGCCTTCATCCACCCGTCGACGAACGCCTTGTCGTCGGACGGCGGATTCGACTTGCCATAGTCCGTCCACGCCGCGCCGAGCACCTCCTGGCGCTTGATCAGTTTGTTGTTGTGCGCCTCCTGCGCGTCGCTCCAATGGCCGGCTTCCTTCAGCGCCTTCACCGCGCCGGGATGCACCGGCACCACCCAGTTCTTGGTCTGGCGGTCGGCGCCGAGGCCGCCGGCGCCGGGCGCTGAGTCCTTGTAGGCATCGTAGTTCACGATCATCGACTTGGTGATCGCATAGAT comes from Bradyrhizobium sp. CCGE-LA001 and encodes:
- a CDS encoding TRAP transporter permease, which encodes MSSSTSTAPQDATKRVVFDDPHGAAGNMQEAEVTRVRTLRGTWRWTLVVATAATILLCINQQFSLRFFVGYTQLNTEYFYLLIALMLPFTFLIFPGAERAPLDRIPWYDLVLFVATFAAAIMLMSNVRKAAEAGWEFGGAPPPVIAAGLVMWAMLMEALRRTGGWSLLLSVMPFTVYPLFAEASWLGPFRGTQSTLEQATAYHVLSGESLLGIPIQAFADTVIGFLVFGTALMMTGAGKFFINLSFAMCGTFRGGAAKVCIFASGLLGMMSGSIISNVLTAGTMTIPVMKKSGFRASYAAAIEACASTGAVLAPPVMGATAFVIAQFLNVSYAEVALAAIIPAALYYVGLFMQVDTYAARHGLKGIPRADLPRVMDTIKDGWYYVFVIALLIVMLLYFKRESHAPFYATALLLILNQLFSKDTRWTFATIGKFLEVNGRTFVELVGILAGCGLLIGAFSMTGVVSSLANDLLHIAGDNAFLLLGMCALTSLILGLGLTTTACYIFLAILVAPALEKLGLNRMAVHMFIFYWGMLSSITPPVAIASFAAAGIAGSPAMKTGWESMWVGSIIYFIPFFFVLNPALVLQGPSPYLAGLGLMGLAAFGTLFICGGIQGYQPFVGDLRGTGALEWPIRVLLVIGGFVVATPGGGIMPLSQLQVTLLGLAILLPTVLLALLLVRRQSIVPDGLRAP